A single genomic interval of Candidatus Zixiibacteriota bacterium harbors:
- a CDS encoding IS110 family transposase: MKQSSPGIGWLSAIRFTLEWGNMNRFSNGKKMASFTGLTSSEYSTGEKVHRGRIT; the protein is encoded by the coding sequence ATTAAACAAAGTAGTCCGGGTATAGGCTGGCTATCTGCTATCAGGTTTACGTTGGAATGGGGTAATATGAACAGGTTTTCTAACGGCAAAAAGATGGCTTCATTTACCGGTCTGACCAGCAGCGAGTATTCGACAGGAGAAAAGGTGCATAGGGGGCGCATTACC